Within Oreochromis niloticus isolate F11D_XX linkage group LG2, O_niloticus_UMD_NMBU, whole genome shotgun sequence, the genomic segment AAGAGCCGTAAAGCTAAAAGGCACGAAATTTAAGGTTGGCAAAGCCAGGTGACGGTGAAAACTCACATAAAGACGATTTTTTAATTACACATACAAGTAATATTGGTACTAGTGTTCCAACCATCTCGAATAAGTCACTTCACATAAGTTGATTCAGGAAATACGGCACTGTGTTCAGGTATGGATGTACTGCTACAGCTACACAGTTAATTTTTCGCCAATTTCACAAAAAGTATGACAGTCGGATAAACATAAATGCGAAATAACTAAATACGAGAAACGTACACCGCCAAAACATATCACTGACTGTGGGGGTAATATTTAATTTCTCTTATTGTCACCATTCTGCTTAATGAAGACATTTTTCAAGTAAGAATATATATAGATAACAATATCAACAACTACAAAATACTAAGAGAATTTGAAACGACCGACCGAACAGAAACCGACGTTTCCACAGATTTTTAAACGCCAGAGTCCAGACGAACAATACCGGGACTcagacaggaaaaacaaaacaaacaaaacaaacgaaaatgaaattaaatagaAGTGTTGCCTTAGATGAAACTATAGATGTATAAGTCCTAATGTAATGATTATCTGTTTCTGACATAATTCAGTGAATGCAAAGTCTTACGGTGACTCAGGCAGCATCGAAAGCATAAGTACTATAAAATAAGTCGGTATGAAAGAGTCGAGTAATTGAATAGACATTGGATACGCATATGGACTCCACAAGAAAGTAGGAATGCTTTTAAGAAACACATACcttctttatgcttttgttaatattttacCTTTCCAGGGTCCCTTTGAAATATCCTCATAACTATGGCAAGCGAATGGTAAGCAAGTAAAACACTGCCAGGAAACATTGCACAAACACTTGAAGTGTGATCATCAATACTCTATAAACAAAGACAATcggatataaaaaaaaaagaaaatggaaactatCAGTGACTTTATAAGAGGACATtcctttaaaaagtaaatatatAAGACCTTTTACAGAAGCTTTGTAGGCCTACCTATATGCAGAGGAAAACTGAGACGCTGTCCTTGGTGCTGAGAAATGCATAAAGCTGCGAAGCTTTTCATCAGAGTAATTAGGTAAAGAACGAGAATAAATATAGAAATATCCTCTAACTGACCTCTAGAGGAGAGTCTGGTTCATCCAGGATGCTCTTTTCACTCTGTATCCGCTGCATCGTTCCTGTAGAACTGGGGTCCATTATCAGCACGTTCTCACTACCAGCTCTGCCGAATTTACAGTCACTCTTTCTGGAGTCAGTCGTCCGGCACACCTCGTAATTGTACACATGTGGCAGAGTGCCTGTCCCCAAAGTGTCTGAGTAACGTGGTGGATAATATGGAATGACAGGCAGGTTGGAGTGATACAAGATGCGAGACTGTCTCCACCTGTAGATTTTGACTGATATAATAACCACTAAACACGTGATGAAgaggaaggaaactacagccaGAGCCAAGACTAAGTAAAAAGTCAGGTTGTCATTGTACTCCTTGTCGTGTGTCAACTCAGTGAACTCCGACAGAACTTCAGGGAAGCTGTCCGCCACCGCCACGTTAACAATGACTGTAGCTGAACGAGAGGGCTGCCCGTTGTCCTCCACTATAACAGTCAGTCTTTGCTTGACAGCATCTTTATCCGTGACTTGGCGGATAGTTCTGATTTCTCCATTCTGTAAGCCCACTTCAAACAGGGCCCTGTCTGTGGCTTTCTGCAGTTTATAGGAGAGCCAGGCATTCTGTCCAGAGTCCACATCAACAGCCACCACTTTAGTCACCAGATAGCCCACATCTGCTGAACGAGGCACCATTTCAGCCACCAGAGAGCCACCAGTCTGGACTGGGTACAGAACCTGAGGGGGGTTGTCGTTCTGGTCCTGAACTATCAGTTTCACAGTCACATTGTTACTGAGAGGAGGGGAGCCTCCATCTTGCGCCTTGACAATAAAAACCAGCTGTTTGATTTGTTCATAATCAAATGAGCGCACAGCGTGCACGACTCCGCTTTCTGCCTTTACTGAAACATATTCAGAAACTGGAGCTCCACCAATATTAGTGTTCTCCAGTATATAAGATATCCGGGCGTTTTGGTTTTCATCGGGATCTTTAGCCCCGAGAGTGAGAACAGAAATGCCTGGAGAGTTATTCTCTATGATAAACGTATTGTAAACACTTTGAGAAAACACTGGAGCATTATCGTTCACGTCAGAGACCTTTAAATGAAAGGTTCTTTTTGTTGAAAGAGGAGGTATTCCTGCATCTGTCGCAACAACTGTGATGTTATATTCTGAAACGCTTTCACGATCTAATACAGTATCTGTTACCAACGTATAGTAATTTCTTAAATTAGATTTAATTTTGAAAGGCGCGTTTTGTTCTATTCTACAGTTTACTTGTCCGTTATCACCCGAGTCCAGATCTTTTACATTTATGATGCCAATAGTGGTACCAGGAGGAGAGTCCTCGGACACGGGACTAGTGAATGACATAACACTTATGATAGGGACGTTATCATTAACATCAGTTACTTCAATTATCACTTTGCTTGAATCTGTTAAACCTCCCTGATCTTTTGCCTCGATTCGAAGTtcgtattttttgtttttttcataatcAGTAGAGCCTGTTATTGAAATGACACCAGTTTTTTCGTTAATTATGAATACATCATTGAGACCACTGTTGAGATCTGAAAAAATATAACTTGCAATAGCGTTTGATCCGAAATCTGCGTCACTGGCATTAACAGTGATAACGTAAGTATCTCGGGGAGAATTTTCCATGACTGTGGCTTTATATACAGATTGATTGAATACTGGAGCATTATCATTTACATCGAGAACAGTTATATCGATATTTACTGTACCGGATTTCTGCGGAGTCCCACCATCTACAGCTATTAGCTTTAGAGACAGATTAGGATTTGTCTCCCTGTCCAGCGGTTTCTGAAGCACCAACTCTGCGTATTTTTTCCCGTCTGCATTCGAGTTTTGTTTAAGAACAAAATTGTCATTCTCGGCCAGAAAATATTCTCTAAGTCCGTTAACACCCACATCTGGATCTTCTGCCATCGTCAAAGGGAAACGAGCGCCAGTACTGGCTGATTCGCTGATTTCAAAATTGATACTCTTTCGTTTGAAGGTTGGCGAATGGTCGTTTATATCCGTTATTTCAACTGTGATTTGGTGTAGCTCCATAGGATTTTCTAAAATCACTTCAAAGCTGAAACTGCACGGAGTTGTGTCTCCACAGAGCTGCTCTCGGTCTATTCTCTCTTTGACGACTAAAATCCCTTTGTCTGTCTGCAGCTCGGTGTACTGGATGCTGTCGCCGGTCGCGATACGGGGCCGACCTGAATGGAGCCTTTTGAGATCCAAACCAAGGTCCTGTGCTACATTACCGATGAGCGAGcctttcttcatctcctctgGGATAGAGTATCGAATGTGTCCAGTGACCATATGGATCATATAAAACATGAAGAACAGAATCTGCCAATTGCCTTTGCAGGAAAAGCGCCATTTTACACACAGGGCGTAGGTTTTATATCCACAATCCATATTAAAAGAAATCGATCTTTGTATGATTCTTATTCAGGAAAAAAGAACTGAATATGCAAAGACagcctaattttttttttcattcagttaaagtaaaatgaaagaCATCTATTCTATTCCACTGCCACCTATATAATGAACGTTAACACCCTTTCTTTTGGAAGCAGGGAGAAAAGGGAGAGGATCCTGACATAATAGGTTACAAAATATGTGAGTTAACCAACAGCGTCCCTTACAGTCCATAGTCAGTAACAACGAGTAATATAAAGCAAATTCTTCTGCAAATaataatactttaaaaaaatgtataataagATGAACTTAAAATGATGATTCTTATATTATtcttaaatacaaaaataacaaatgagTAGAACTGCTACTGGTGCAATTATGTTGTTATTATATCTAATAAGTCAGATTATAAAGATGAAAGTATAATACATTCAAAACCTGGAAAAAGATGAGATTTTGAGTacgatttaattaaaaaaaggtaaaagtaAGTCTGAGCAGTCAAACAGAGATATAAATACCACAAAAATGTAGAACATCAAAGTAATACAAAGGTGCAATAAAGATGTTGCTCATGGTGGcttaaaagaaatataaaaataagttAGAAATCGGAGAATATTATGGGGGGAACAAAGGCAGACAGCTACACTAAGTGGCTTTTGATAAACTTTCACCAacatttaacctcctaggacctggcgtctaTATATGtgaacatcacattttgggttgtctagaccacaatactaaattttgctctacaagggtcTGATATTTTTATCCATACTTTGTTACAGACATACGTCTTCCTGGAACTGTTAACAGCACTTCCAGTGAGCTATATTGCTCAAAGGGGCACAATTgttgtttctcattttgtttttgtactcagGAAAAATACTGCTGTGGTCAGACACCAAATAACGAGTTTTGCACATTACTCAGTTGTGACTTAATagtgttctatcaaaatttaaaacgaATGTCCTCGTATGTGGAtatcatttttctcagaaactaCATCATGTAAAAAGatgattctttgtttttatattcatcaggtcccaatcagctcaaacagcaaagagaaattaaacatGCATGCCATGAATGAGTTCGGGTCATAGAAGGTTAAAGGTGCATGCTGAGAACGGGAAAATGGAACAGAAAAGATTAGATTATCACTCACCAAAGTAGGCATTTGGGAACAGTTGCCTGACAGTTGCTTATCCACTTGTGGTACATCGTCTACAGCTGCATCCACACTCACTAAACTTTGACTCATCGGTTGCATATATTTCACGTCACTCTTTCTGGAGTCAGTCGTCCTGCACACCTCGTAATTGTACACATGTGGCAGAGTCCCTGTCCCCAAAGTGTCTGAGTAACGTGGTGGATAATATGGAATGACAGGCAGGTTGGAGTGATACAGGATGCGAGACTGTCTCCATCTGTAGATTTTGACTGATATAATAACCACTAAACACGTGATGAAGAGGAAGGAAACCACAGCCAGAGCCAAGACTAAGTAAAAAGTCAGGTTGTCATTGTACTCCTTGTCATGTGTCAACTCAGTGAACTCCGACAGAACTTCAGGGAAGCTGTCCGCCACCACCACGTTAACAATGACTGTAGCTGAACGAGAGGGCTGCCCGTTGTCCTCCACTATAACAGTCAGTCTTTGTTTGACAGCATCTTTATCAGTGACTTGGCGGATAGTTCTGATTTCTCCATTCTGTAAGCCCACTTCAAACAGGGCCCTGTCTGTGGCTTTCTGTAGTTTATAGGAGAGCCAGGCATTCTGTCCAGAGTCCACATCAACAGCCACCACTTTAGTCACCAGATAGCCCACATCTGCTGAACGTGGCACCATTTCAGCCACCAGAGAGCCACCAGTCTGGACTGGGTACAGAACCTGAGGGGGGTTGTCGTTCTGGTCTTGGATCATTATTTTCACAGTCACGTTGCTACTGAGTGGAGGAGAGCCTCCATCTTGTGCTTTAATTACTAACTCAAACTGTTTGATTTGCTCATAATCAAAGGTGCGAACCGCGTTAAGAACTccagtttcagagtttaaagaCACATAAGTAGAAACTGGACTCCCACTGACCTGTTTTTCCTCTAAAAGATATGAGATTCTAGCGTTTTGATTCCAATCAGAGTCCCGCGCACTCACAGTAAATATGGAAAATCCAGGAGAGTTATTCTCTGTGATATAAGCAGTATAGCTGTTTTTATCAAATAATGGTGCGTTGTCGTTGACGTCAGAGATTTTTAGATGCAATTTTGTTGAACTAGACAGAGGGGGAGACCCAAAATCGGTGGCTGTAATTGTTATGTTATATTCTGAGACGGATTCTCTGTCAAAGTGTTGATCTGAGACCAAATTGTAATAATTTGTCAGAGATGATTCGATTTTAAAGGGAAGTTTACCATCAATCGAACATTTAATTTGTCCATTTCTCTCAGAATCTGTGTCTTTTATATTCAAAATTGCAATTGTTGTACCAGGTCGGGAATCTTCTGACAGGGGACTAGAAAATGACATTACATTTATAATAGGAGCATTATCATTAACATCAATAACATCAAATATAACTTTACTTGTCCCAGTTAGTCCACCGTGATCCTTTGCCTCTACCCTCAACTcgtattttttgtctttctcgTAGTCAATCTGACCAGACACGTAAATTGTTCCGGTGTTTTCATCAATTCTAAATATATCCCCTGCACTTTCTTTCATTTCGGATAAACCGTATGTAATGTGTCCATATGATCCACTATCTGCGTCTGTTGCATTTACTGTAATGATACTAGTGCCTGTTTTCGTGTTTTCCAAAACAGATGCTTTGTACACCGATTGATTAAAAACTGGAATATTGTCGTTGGCGTCTAACACAGTCACATCTATATTTACTGTACCAGATCTCTGCGGTGTTCCTCCATCAACTGCGATTAATTTCAAAGAGAAATGCGGGTGTCGCTCTCTGTCTAAAGGTTTCTGGAGAACCATTTCAACATATTTTCTTCCATCTGGATTTGAATGTTGTTTCAATATAAAATTGTCGTTTGGGGACAGAATATAATTTTGCAGTGCGTTTTGGCCTACATCTAGATCCTGCGCGCTCTGCAGAGGAAAACGCACTCCAACTGCAGCTGATTCGCTTATTTCAAAACTGATGGGTTTATCTTTGTTTGGGAAGACAGGTGCGTGATCATTTATATCCAAAACCTCGACAGTTATTCTATGTAGTTCCATCGGGTTTTCCAAAATCATCTCAAAGCTGAAACTACACGGTGTTACGTCCCCACAAAGCTGCTCTCGGTCTATTCTCTCATTCACGACCAGAATCCCTTTGTCTTTCTGCAGCTCGGTGTAGTGAACGTTTTCTCCGGTCACGATACGGGCCCGCCCTGAGCGGAGCCTTTTCAGATCCAAGCCAAGATCCTGCGCCACATTACCGATAACAGAGCCTTTCTTCATCTCCTCAGGTATAGAATACCGAATCTGACCACCTACCATGTTAACCGCAAGAAGAAGCAACAGGAGCATTCCTATGTGACGTCGTACTCCAGAAAATGATTCCCATTTTGATGGGACGCGGGTTTGACGCCTTACAGTCGCCATCActcagacaaaaaagaaaaagaaaattaaaaataaaaagatatatCTCCTTAGGaattagaaaacaaaaaagctccCGGTATATCAGCGTCCAAATTACATTTAATTCAAGCCGTAAATGTAACTCTGAGAGACCTTGTTCATACGATCTATCGACAAAACACAGAGCGCCCACTTCACTGCATGATTACTGGTGGGATGAACTGAAGAGCAACGCAAGATCGAAAATATTTTACTGGCCAACAGCGTCCCTTACAGTCTAAAAGGTGGAAATCATACGAGATTTGACAAATGAATATTAAACAACTGTTATgactgtaagtgtgtgtgtgatgtgtgtgcgtgttagtgttagtgtgtgtgtgtgtgtggggggggggggggggggggggcatgtttaatttcttttattgtcaCCATTCTGCttaatgaagacatttttatagtaagaatatatatagataacaacaacaacaaaatactaGGAGAATTTGGAACGACGACCTAACAGAAACCGCAGTTTCAACAGAATTTTTAAACGCCACACCAACACTACCGTGActcacacaggaaaaaaacaaaaaaaacaaacgaaaatgaaaataaatagaaGTGTTGCCTTAGAGGAAACTATAGATGTATAAGTCCTAATGTAATGATTATATGATTCTGACATAAGTCAGTGAATGCAAAGTCTTACGGAGACTCAGACAGCATCGAAAGCATAAGCACTATAAAATAAGTCGGTATGAATGAGTCGAGTAATTGAATAGACATTGGATGAGCATATGGACTCCCCAAGAAAGTAAGAATGCTTTTAAGAACACATACCTTCTTTATACTTTGTGTTAATATTTTACCTTTCCAGGGTCCCCTTGAAATATCTTCATAACTATGGCAAGCGAATGGTAAGCAAGTAAAACACTGCCAGGAAACATTGCACAAACACTTGGAGTGTGATCATCAGTACTCTATAAACAAAGACTttggatataaaaaaaaactggaaactATTAGGGACTTTATAAGAGGACATTCCTTTAAAAAGTAACTATGTAAGACCTTTTACAGAAGCTTTATACGCCTACCTTTATGCAGAGGAAAACTGAGACGCTGTCCTTGGTGCTGAGAAATGTGTAATGCTGCCAAGCTTTTCATCAGAGTAATTAAATAAAGAACGAGAATAAATATAGAAATATCCTTTGACTGACCTCTAGAGGAGAGTCTGGTTCATCCAGGATGCTCTTTTCACTCTGTATCCGCTGCATCGTTCCTGTACAACTGGGGTCCATTATTAGCACGTTCTGACTACCAGCTCTGCCGAACTTACAGTCACTCTTTCTGGAGTCAGTCGTCCGGCACACCTCGTAATTGTACACATGTGGAAGAGTCCCTGTCCCCAGAGTGTCTGAGTAACGTGGTGGATAATATGGAATGACAGGCAGGTTGGAGTGATACAGGATGCGAGACTGTCTCCACCTGTAGATTTTGACTGATATAATAACCACTAAACACGTGATGAAGAGGAAGGAAACCACAGCCAGAGCCAAGACTAAGTAAAAAGTCAGGTTGTCATTGTACTCCTTGTCATGTGTCAACTCAGTGAACTCCGACAGCACTTCAGGGAAACTGTCCGCCACCGCCACGTTAACAACGACTGTAGCTGAACGAGAGGGCTGCCCGTTGTCCTCCACTATAACAGTCAGTCTTTGTTTGACAGCATCTTTATCAGTGACTTGGCGGATAGTTCTGATTTCTCCATTCTGTAAGCCCACTTCAAACAGAGCCCTGTCTGTGGCTTTCTGTAGTTTATAGGAGAGCCAGGCATTCTGTCCAGAGTCCACATCAACAGCCACCACTTTAGTCACCAGATAGCCCACATCTGCTGAACGTGGCACCATTTCAGCCACCAGAGAGCCACCAGTCTGGACTGGGTACAGAACCTGAGGGGGGTTGTCGTTCTGGTCCTGGATCATTATTTTCACAGTCACGTTGCTACTGAGTGGAGGAGAGCCTCCATCTTGTGCTTTAATTACTAACTCAAACTGTTTGATTTGCTCATAATCAAAGGTGCGAACCGCGTTAAGAACTccagtttcagagtttaaagaCACATAAGTAGAAACTGGACTCCCACTGAGCTGTGTGTCCTCTAAAAGATATGAGATTCTAGCGTTTTGATTCCAATCAGAGTCCTGTGCACTCACAGTAAATATGGAAAATCCAGGAGAGTTATTCTCTGTGATATGAGCAGTATAGCTGTTTTTATCAAATAATGGTGCGTTGTCGTTGACGTCAGAGATTTTTAGATGCAATTTTGTTGAACTAGACAGAGGGGGAGACCCAAAATCGGTGGCTGTAATTGTTATGTTATATTCTGAGACGGATTCTCTGTCAAAGTGTTGATCTGAGACCAAATTGTAATAGTTGGTCAGAGATGTTTCAATTTTAAAGGGAAGTTTACCATCAATCGAACATTTAATTTGCCCATTTCTCTCAGAATCTGTGTCTTTTATATTCAAGATTGCAATAGTTGTCCCGGGAGTTGCATCCTCTGACAGGGGACTAGAAAATGACATTACATTTATAATAGGAGCATTATCATTAACATCAATAACATCAAATATAACTTTACTTGTCCCAGTTAGTCCACCGTGATCCTTTGCCTCTACCCTCAACTCGTATTTTCGGTATTTTTCATAATCTATCTGACCAGACACGTAAATTGTTCCAGTGTTTTCATCAATCGTAAATATTTCTGCTacactttctttcattttggaCAAACCGTATGTAATGTGTCCATTTAATCCACTGTCTGCGTCTGTGGCATTTACTGTAATGATACTAGTccgtgtttttgtgttttccaaAACAGACGCTTTGTACACTGATTGATTAAAAACTGGAATATTGTCGTTGGCGTCTAACACAGTCACATCTATATTTACTGTACCAGATCTCTGCGGTGTTCCTCCATCAATTGCGATTAATTTCAAAGAGAAATGCGGGTGTCGCTCTCTGTCTAAAGGTTTCTGGAGCACCATTTCAACATATTTACCACCATCTGGATTTGAATGTTGTTTTAATATAAAATTGTCGTTTGGGGACAGAATATAATTTTGCAGAGCGCTTTGGCCTACATCTAGATCCTCCGCGCTCTGCAGAGGAAAACGTACTCCAACTGCAGCTGATTCGCTTATTTCAAAACTGATGGGTTTATCTTTGTTTGGGAAGACAGGTGCGTGATCATTTATATCCAAAACCTCGACAGTTATTCTGTGTAGTTCCATCGGGTTTTCCAAAATCATTTCGAAGCTGAAACTACACGGCGTTACGTCCCCACAAAGCTGCTCTCGGTCTATTCTCTCATTCACGACCAGAATCCCTTTGTCTTTCTGCAGCTCGGTGTAGTGAACGTTTTCTCCGGTCACGATACGGGCCCGCCCTGAGCGGAGCCTTTTCAGATCCAAGCCAAGATCCTGCGCCACATTACCGATAACAGAGCCTTTCTTCATCTCCTCAGGTATAGAATACCGAATCTGACCACCTACCATGTTAACCGCAAGAAGCAGCAACAGAAGCGATCGTATGCGACGTCGTACTCCCCAAAATGATCGCCATCCTGGTGATATGTAAGGTAGACATCTTACAGGCGCCATTACTCAgacaaaaaagacacaaagaaagaaagatttgTCTCTTTAGGCAGTAACAAAAAGACCCTAGTATACCAGCGCTGGTTGGCCTATAAAATTGTTCTCAAGCGCTAAATGGAAATCTGTGAGACTTCGTTCACATGAACCCTCGGCAAAACAGATAGCCTTCCTCACCGTGTGATCTCTAAGAGGATGGACTGAATGACAACAtaacagagaaaatatttcaGCGGCCAACAGCGTCCCTTAGAGTCTAAAAGGTAGAAATCACACGAGACTTGAATCTTTGTTACAACGATCTAAGCCGTGGGGATCAATatgaaattacttttattaataaaataatttttcactGAAGAGTGTATACAACTAATAGTGAGTGGAAAAGTTACATTGAGAACGATCTACCGCAAACAAGAGAAGTTTCAATTACATTATCTACCAGCTGAAAAACAGTGCCGAGAACCAGGGGAACAAAATCGCTCGAATAGAACTCCTACTCTCAGAAAAGAAATATAGATACACCAGTCGAAATATCATGATAACCAGAAACTAAAATAATTCCCTGGCTTTAAAATCTTAGAAAGAGTAAATAACAATATCAGCATAATTAAACAGATTAAGATGTCGAGATGAGtaatagaaaatataaattttttttgtttctttgcaggCTTCAGGAAAATAACGTTGCTCTTCAGAAATACGTGGCTGACttatttctgcttctttttagTATTTTACTATGACAATGTCTTCTTTATCGTCTTATGAGGATGCAATAAGCAAGCACAAAACATTGCACAAACACTTGGAGTATGATCATTAATCTTTTACCCAGCAAAGCTTCTGTTTATGAAATACTGGAAACTATTAGGGACTTTTAGGGAgaactttcttttaaaaattaacTATGTAAGAACTTTTAGAGAAGCTTTAAAGGCCTACCTATATGCAGAGGAAAACTGAGACGCTGTCCTTGGTGCTGAGAAATATGTAATGCTGCGAAGCTTTTCATCAGAGCAATCAAACAAAGAAGGagaataaatacacaaatatcCTTTGACTGACCTCTAGAGGAGAGTCTGGTTCATCCAGGATGCTCTTTTCACTCTGTATCCGCTGCATCGTTCCTGTACAACTGGGGTCCATTATCAGCACGTTCTCACTACCAGCTCTGCCGAACTTACAGTCACTCTTTCTGGAGTCAGTCGTCCTGCACACTTCGTAATTGTACACATGGGGGAGAGTCCCTGTCCCCAAAGTGTCTGAGTAACGTGGTGGATAATATGGAATGACAGGCAGGTTGGAGTGATACAGGATGCGAGACTGTCTCCACCTGTAGATTTTGACTGATATAATAACCACTAAACACGTGATGAAGAGGAAGGAAACCACAGCCAGAGCCAAGACTAAGTAAAAAGTCAGGTTGTCATTGTACTCCTTGTCGTGTGTCAATTCAGTGAACTCCGATAGCACTTCAGGGAAGCTGTCCGCCACCGCCACGTTAACAATGACTGTAGCTGAACGAGAGGGCTGCCCGTTGTCCTCCACTATAACAGTCAGTCTTTGTTTGACAGCATCTTTATCAGTGACTTGGCGGATAGTTCTGATTTCTCCATTCTGTAAGCCCACTTCAAACAGGGCCCTGTCTGTGGCTTTCTGCAGTTTATAGGAGAGCCAGGCATTCTGTCCAGAGTCCACATCAACAGCCACCACTTTCGTCACCAGATAGCCCACATCTGCTGAACGAGGCACCATTTCAGCCACCAGAGAGCCACCAGTTTGGACTGGGTACAGAACCTGAGGGGGGTTGTCGTTCTGGTCTTGGATTATTATTTTCACAGTCACGTTGCTGCTAAGTGGAGGAGAGCCTCCATCTTGTGCTTTAATTACTAACGCAATGTGTTTAATTTGCTCATAATCAAAGGAGCGAACCGCACTAAGAACTccagtttcagagtttaaagaCACATAAGTAGAAACTGGACTCCCACTGACCTGTTGTTCCTCTAAAAGATATGAGATCCTAGCGTTTTGATTCCAATCAGAGTCCCGCGCACTCACAGTAAATATGGAAAATCCAGGAGAGTTATTCTCTGTAATATAAGCAGTATAGCTGTTTTTATCAAATAATGGTGCGTTGTCGTTGACGTCAGAGATTTTTAGATGCAATTTTGTTGAACTAGACAGAGGGGGAGACCCAAAATCGGTGGCTGTAATTGTTATGTTATATTCTGAGACGGATTCTCTGTCAAAGTGTTGATCTGAGACCAAATTGTAATAATTTGTCAGAGATGATTCGATTTTAAAGGGAAGTTTACCATCAATCGAACATTTAATTTGTCCATTTCTCTCAGAATCTGCgtcttttatatttaaaacGGCTATGGTTGTACCAGGTCGGGCATCCTCTGACAGGGGACTAGAAAATGACATTACATTTATAATAGGAGCATTATCATTAACATCAATAACATCAAATATAACTTTACTTGTCCCAGTTAATCCACCATGATCCTTTGCCTCTACCCTTAACTcgtattttttgtctttctcgTAGTCAATCTGACCAGACACGTAAATTGTTCCGGTGTTTTCATCAATTCTAAAAATATCCGCTGCACTTTCTTTCATTTC encodes:
- the LOC112842423 gene encoding protocadherin beta-16-like, encoding MAPVRCLPYISPGWRSFWGVRRRIRSLLLLLLAVNMVGGQIRYSIPEEMKKGSVIGNVAQDLGLDLKRLRSGRARIVTGENVHYTELQKDKGILVVNERIDREQLCGDVTPCSFSFEMILENPMELHRITVEVLDINDHAPVFPNKDKPISFEISESAAVGVRFPLQSAEDLDVGQSALQNYILSPNDNFILKQHSNPDGGKYVEMVLQKPLDRERHPHFSLKLIAIDGGTPQRSGTVNIDVTVLDANDNIPVFNQSVYKASVLENTKTRTSIITVNATDADSGLNGHITYGLSKMKESVAEIFTIDENTGTIYVSGQIDYEKYRKYELRVEAKDHGGLTGTSKVIFDVIDVNDNAPIINVMSFSSPLSEDATPGTTIAILNIKDTDSERNGQIKCSIDGKLPFKIETSLTNYYNLVSDQHFDRESVSEYNITITATDFGSPPLSSSTKLHLKISDVNDNAPLFDKNSYTAHITENNSPGFSIFTVSAQDSDWNQNARISYLLEDTQLSGSPVSTYVSLNSETGVLNAVRTFDYEQIKQFELVIKAQDGGSPPLSSNVTVKIMIQDQNDNPPQVLYPVQTGGSLVAEMVPRSADVGYLVTKVVAVDVDSGQNAWLSYKLQKATDRALFEVGLQNGEIRTIRQVTDKDAVKQRLTVIVEDNGQPSRSATVVVNVAVADSFPEVLSEFTELTHDKEYNDNLTFYLVLALAVVSFLFITCLVVIISVKIYRWRQSRILYHSNLPVIPYYPPRYSDTLGTGTLPHVYNYEVCRTTDSRKSDCKFGRAGSQNVLIMDPSCTGTMQRIQSEKSILDEPDSPLEVSQRIFLYLFSFFI
- the LOC112842424 gene encoding protocadherin beta-16-like, coding for MATLRCLSCVSQWRSLCGVRRHIGMLLLLLLVVNMVGGQIRYSIPEEMKKGSVIGNVAQDLGLDLKRLRSGRARIVTGENVHYTELQKDKGILVVNERIDREQLCGDVTPCSFSFEMILENPIELHRITVEVLDINDHAPVFPNKDKPISFEISESAAVGVRFPLQSAQDLDVGQNALQNYILSPNDNFILKQHSNPDGRKYVEMVLQKPLDRERHPHFSLKLIAVDGGTPQRSGTVNIDVTVLDANDNDPVFNQSVYKASVLENTKTGTSIITVNATDADSGSYGHITYSLSEMKESAADIFRIDENTGTIYVSGQIDYEKDKKYELRVEAKDHGGLTGTSKVIFDVIDVNDNAPIINVMSFSSPLSEDARPGTTIAVLNIKDADSERNGQIKCSIDGKLPFKIESSLTNYYNLVSDQHFDRESVSEYNITITATDFGSPPLSSSTKLHLKISDVNDNAPLFDKNSYTAYITENNSPGFSIFTVSARDSDWNQNARISYLLEEQQVSGSPVSTYVSLNSETGVLSAVRSFDYEQIKHIALVIKAQDGGSPPLSSNVTVKIIIQDQNDNPPQVLYPVQTGGSLVAEMVPRSADVGYLVTKVVAVDVDSGQNAWLSYKLQKATDRALFEVGLQNGEIRTIRQVTDKDAVKQRLTVIVEDNGQPSRSATVIVNVAVADSFPEVLSEFTELTHDKEYNDNLTFYLVLALAVVSFLFITCLVVIISVKIYRWRQSRILYHSNLPVIPYYPPRYSDTLGTGTLPHVYNYEVCRTTDSRKSDCKFGRAGSENVLIMDPSCTGTMQRIQSEKSILDEPDSPLEVSQRIFVYLFSFFV